From the Syntrophorhabdaceae bacterium genome, one window contains:
- a CDS encoding 2-isopropylmalate synthase produces MMSDRVYIFDTTLRDGEQSPGNTMNTQEKIRVAKQLEALGVDIIEAGFPIASEGDFDAVRKIASIVKNSEIAGLARANNEDIDRAWEAIKIAEKPRIHTFISTSDIHLKYQFRKTRDEILKIAVDAVKRAKSYTPNVEFSAMDATRSDWDYLCKVFAEVIDAGATTINVPDTVGYAVPDEFGKLIKYIVDHVPNISQATISVHCHNDLGLAVANSIAAIQNGARQVECTINGIGERAGNASLEEIAMIIRTRKDLFDVKTGIITEKIYPTSRLITSITGVAVQPNKAIVGANAFAHESGIHQDGLLKAKMTYEIMTPESVGIPKSSLVLGKHSGRHAFRDRIESLGYTLTDKELNNAFKRFKALSDVKKYVYDEDIELIIMDELYKVPEKYKLVYLHVSCGNYTIPTATVKLEIDGNIYQDVGVGDGPVDATYKIIKKIVKTNSKLLKFSVNSITKDMDAQGEVLVKLEEKGKIAIGKGADTDIIVASAKAYINALNRLEFIKNTKE; encoded by the coding sequence ATCATGTCAGATAGGGTATATATATTCGACACGACCTTGAGAGACGGTGAGCAGTCACCTGGCAACACCATGAACACACAAGAAAAGATAAGAGTGGCAAAGCAGCTTGAGGCGCTGGGTGTGGATATTATAGAGGCAGGGTTTCCTATTGCTTCAGAAGGCGATTTTGATGCAGTTAGGAAGATCGCATCTATTGTAAAAAACAGCGAAATTGCTGGACTTGCAAGGGCTAACAATGAAGACATTGACCGTGCATGGGAGGCTATAAAGATTGCAGAAAAGCCAAGGATACATACATTCATATCTACTTCAGATATACATCTAAAATATCAATTTCGTAAGACAAGAGATGAAATCCTAAAGATTGCCGTTGATGCTGTTAAGAGGGCAAAAAGCTATACACCCAATGTGGAATTTTCTGCCATGGATGCTACAAGGAGTGATTGGGACTATCTCTGCAAGGTTTTTGCCGAAGTCATAGATGCCGGTGCCACAACAATAAATGTCCCAGATACGGTGGGATATGCAGTCCCTGACGAATTCGGAAAATTGATAAAATATATTGTAGACCATGTCCCTAATATCTCTCAGGCGACCATCAGTGTCCACTGCCATAATGACCTGGGACTTGCGGTAGCAAATTCTATTGCTGCCATCCAGAACGGTGCAAGGCAGGTTGAGTGCACCATAAACGGCATAGGTGAGAGGGCAGGAAATGCATCCCTCGAAGAAATCGCCATGATAATAAGGACAAGAAAAGACCTATTTGATGTCAAGACCGGTATAATAACAGAAAAGATTTATCCCACAAGCAGACTAATAACATCCATAACAGGTGTAGCTGTCCAGCCAAACAAGGCAATAGTAGGCGCCAATGCCTTTGCCCACGAATCTGGAATTCACCAGGATGGGCTATTAAAGGCGAAGATGACCTATGAAATTATGACACCAGAATCAGTAGGTATTCCCAAAAGCTCCCTTGTCCTGGGTAAACATTCAGGGAGGCATGCGTTCAGGGACAGAATAGAAAGCCTTGGCTATACCTTAACAGATAAGGAATTGAACAATGCTTTCAAGAGATTTAAAGCCCTTTCTGATGTAAAAAAATATGTCTATGATGAAGATATAGAGTTAATTATCATGGATGAGCTTTATAAGGTCCCTGAAAAATATAAGCTCGTCTATCTCCATGTAAGTTGCGGAAACTATACCATACCCACTGCCACGGTAAAACTCGAAATAGATGGCAATATATATCAGGATGTTGGTGTTGGTGACGGGCCAGTGGATGCCACATACAAGATAATTAAAAAGATAGTTAAGACCAATAGCAAACTTTTAAAATTTTCTGTAAACTCTATAACAAAAGATATGGATGCCCAAGGTGAAGTTTTGGTAAAACTTGAGGAAAAAGGTAAGATTGCCATAGGAAAGGGTGCAGACACAGATATAATTGTGGCAAGCGCAAAGGCATATATCAATGCTTTAAACAGGCTTGAATTTATAAAAAATACTAAGGAATAA
- the lpxK gene encoding tetraacyldisaccharide 4'-kinase, whose product MGNTIVKLWNGEIKGLSKWVIYIPLFLLVLIYKGIISLREWAYTKRIIKTVETGIYVISVGNITLGGTGKTSVVERLSFLLKEKGMRPGIITRGYKRRKKGTFCVDIKKDKAIDVGDEAFMLAKKTRVPVLVSDKKYEAVRLGIKDFGIDVAILDDAFQTKNIKKDLEIVIIKGGSINNCYCLFPLGPYREPLTALKRADIVLTNKDSHDMCQDFFIQGIPRYGIKYKPAYLYNIKHHMIGHYNVIRGNNVLAFSGLGDNHSFYNMIESLGGNLIDKISFPDHYKYREKDIKALSKIQGVDFIITTEKDAVKLMDLHIPENLFYLGVNLEIEKENEFMDNIISRIDEFKRFRVYKH is encoded by the coding sequence ATGGGCAATACCATAGTAAAATTATGGAATGGAGAAATAAAAGGTTTAAGTAAATGGGTCATTTATATACCCCTTTTTCTCCTTGTTTTAATATATAAGGGAATAATTTCTCTTAGGGAATGGGCATATACAAAGAGAATTATAAAAACTGTAGAAACGGGAATATATGTCATAAGTGTAGGCAACATAACCCTCGGCGGGACAGGAAAGACCTCTGTTGTAGAGAGACTCTCTTTTCTTTTGAAGGAAAAAGGTATGAGACCTGGTATTATAACAAGAGGATATAAAAGAAGGAAAAAAGGGACATTTTGTGTAGATATAAAAAAAGACAAAGCTATTGATGTAGGGGATGAGGCGTTTATGCTGGCAAAAAAGACAAGGGTTCCTGTCCTTGTGAGTGACAAAAAATATGAGGCCGTAAGACTTGGCATCAAAGATTTTGGTATAGATGTGGCAATATTAGATGACGCTTTTCAGACAAAGAATATAAAAAAGGATTTGGAAATAGTGATAATCAAAGGAGGTAGTATAAATAATTGTTATTGTTTATTTCCTCTTGGTCCATATAGAGAACCACTAACTGCCCTAAAAAGAGCTGATATAGTCCTAACCAACAAGGATAGTCATGATATGTGTCAAGATTTTTTTATTCAAGGTATCCCGAGATATGGAATAAAATATAAGCCTGCATATCTATATAATATAAAGCACCATATGATAGGCCATTATAATGTAATAAGAGGAAATAATGTCCTTGCATTTTCAGGGCTTGGCGATAATCACTCCTTTTACAATATGATCGAAAGTTTAGGTGGAAATCTAATAGACAAAATATCCTTTCCAGACCATTATAAATATAGAGAAAAGGATATAAAGGCATTGTCCAAAATCCAAGGCGTTGATTTTATTATTACAACAGAAAAAGATGCTGTCAAGTTAATGGATCTCCATATTCCTGAAAATCTTTTTTATCTTGGGGTAAATTTGGAGATAGAAAAAGAGAATGAATTCATGGATAATATCATATCAAGGATAGATGAGTTCAAAAGATTTAGGGTCTACAAACATTAG